A part of Sulfurifustis variabilis genomic DNA contains:
- the pdxH gene encoding pyridoxamine 5'-phosphate oxidase, with protein sequence MIDDPLALFRTWFDKACAAGIAKPNAMTLATVGADDRPTARVVLLSSYDARGFVFHTNYESRKGEDIARHPWAALLFWWDPLGCQVRLEGRVEMTAAADSDRYFAARLRGSQIGAWASDQSRVIESRAALEERVRELERRYAGRPVPRPPHWGGYRVIPEVYEFWEDRENRLHERVRYERVPDGGWRSLRLAP encoded by the coding sequence ATGATCGACGATCCCCTCGCGCTTTTTCGCACCTGGTTCGACAAGGCCTGTGCCGCCGGCATCGCGAAGCCCAACGCGATGACGCTGGCGACCGTCGGCGCGGACGACCGCCCGACCGCGCGCGTCGTGCTGCTCAGCTCCTACGACGCGCGCGGATTCGTGTTCCACACGAACTACGAGAGCCGCAAGGGCGAGGACATCGCGCGCCATCCGTGGGCCGCGCTGCTCTTCTGGTGGGATCCGCTGGGCTGCCAGGTACGTCTGGAGGGGCGGGTGGAGATGACGGCCGCCGCGGATTCCGATCGGTACTTCGCCGCCCGCCTGCGGGGCTCGCAGATCGGCGCGTGGGCCTCGGACCAGAGCCGGGTCATCGAGAGCCGCGCGGCGCTCGAGGAACGCGTGCGCGAGCTCGAACGGCGCTACGCGGGCCGGCCGGTGCCGCGCCCTCCCCACTGGGGCGGTTACCGGGTGATACCCGAGGTCTACGAGTTCTGGGAGGACCGCGAGAACCGGCTGCACGAGCGCGTGCGGTACGAACGCGTGCCGGACGGCGGTTGGCGCTCGCTGCGGCTCGCGCCCTGA
- a CDS encoding rhodanese-like domain-containing protein — MKKSLTSILVILGFVGAAQADQAKYPHRARYKHVPIIEAESLHGQLERVALVDVRSRYEYDTLHIKGALHIPLSKDKLPAAALELRKQSARPIVFYCNGTTCKKSYEAAEYAINAGVTNVYAYDAGLDVWTRKYPEASVLLGRSPIAPSDLIDKEAYKARVISAADFEARVEKGAAIVLDIRDLRQRDVALFPFKEERAPLDDRAKIAEVVARAKRSDKPLLVYDKVGKQAPWFQYYLEKEGVKNYYFMDGGAEGYHEAKFGKLKLPKFDS; from the coding sequence ATGAAAAAGTCGCTCACATCCATTCTGGTCATCCTGGGATTCGTCGGCGCCGCCCAGGCCGACCAGGCGAAGTACCCGCATCGCGCCAGGTACAAGCACGTGCCGATCATCGAGGCCGAGTCGCTGCACGGCCAGCTGGAGCGAGTCGCGCTCGTCGACGTGCGATCGCGCTACGAGTACGACACGTTGCACATCAAGGGCGCGCTTCACATTCCGCTCAGCAAGGACAAGCTCCCGGCCGCGGCGCTCGAGTTGCGCAAGCAGTCGGCGAGGCCGATCGTTTTCTACTGCAACGGCACGACGTGCAAAAAATCGTACGAGGCCGCCGAGTACGCCATCAACGCCGGCGTGACCAACGTGTACGCCTACGACGCGGGCCTCGACGTCTGGACGCGGAAGTACCCGGAGGCGAGCGTGCTGCTCGGCCGCAGCCCGATCGCCCCGAGCGACCTCATCGACAAGGAGGCGTACAAGGCCCGCGTGATCTCCGCCGCCGATTTCGAGGCGCGGGTGGAGAAGGGCGCCGCGATCGTGCTCGACATCCGCGACCTGCGCCAGCGGGACGTCGCGCTCTTTCCCTTCAAGGAGGAGCGCGCGCCGCTCGACGATCGCGCGAAGATCGCCGAAGTGGTCGCCAGGGCGAAACGCAGCGACAAGCCGCTGCTGGTCTACGACAAGGTCGGCAAGCAGGCGCCGTGGTTTCAGTACTACCTCGAGAAGGAAGGCGTGAAGAACTACTACTTCATGGACGGCGGCGCGGAGGGCTACCACGAGGCCAAGTTCGGCAAGCTCAAGTTGCCGAAATTCGACTCCTGA